In Streptomyces sp. DG2A-72, one genomic interval encodes:
- a CDS encoding DUF4184 family protein: MPFTLSHAAAVLPAVRTDGTGRGPLVPAVLVAGSFAPDMTYYVASVLSEAMEFGDVTHSFGGVFTVDVVVAWTLVGLWLLMREPLVALLPRKRQGRVAFLVRCGAPRARVRPSLVLWWYVSAALGALTHVVWDAFTHLDRWGMRLFPVLGEDVAGSPLYWYLQYGGSAVAAAVIAVFVAYALRRTPSAEPVGVPALSVRDRWVAGAVIGGCAVVAAVERAVGWWAYWGSVAKPWELIPTLCFGAGAGLVLGLLLYAVGVRVWRGSPAVAERSRSRPAAR, translated from the coding sequence TTGCCGTTCACGCTGAGCCATGCGGCGGCCGTGCTGCCCGCCGTACGCACCGACGGAACCGGCCGCGGCCCGCTTGTGCCGGCCGTGCTCGTGGCCGGTTCCTTCGCGCCCGACATGACCTATTACGTCGCGAGTGTCCTGTCCGAGGCGATGGAATTCGGCGATGTCACCCACTCGTTCGGCGGCGTCTTCACCGTCGATGTGGTCGTCGCCTGGACCCTCGTGGGGCTGTGGCTGCTGATGCGTGAGCCTCTGGTGGCGCTGCTGCCGCGGAAACGGCAGGGCAGGGTGGCCTTCCTGGTGCGCTGCGGGGCGCCACGCGCGCGTGTCCGGCCGTCCCTGGTGCTGTGGTGGTACGTCTCCGCCGCGCTCGGTGCGCTGACCCATGTCGTGTGGGACGCGTTCACGCATCTCGACCGGTGGGGGATGCGGCTGTTTCCCGTCCTGGGCGAGGACGTGGCCGGCTCGCCGTTGTACTGGTACCTGCAGTACGGCGGCTCGGCGGTCGCCGCGGCCGTGATCGCCGTGTTCGTGGCGTACGCGCTGCGGCGGACTCCGTCGGCCGAGCCGGTCGGGGTGCCTGCTCTGTCGGTGCGGGACCGGTGGGTGGCGGGTGCGGTGATCGGCGGGTGTGCGGTGGTGGCTGCGGTGGAGCGGGCTGTGGGCTGGTGGGCTTACTGGGGGTCCGTGGCGAAGCCGTGGGAACTGATTCCGACCCTGTGCTTCGGGGCCGGCGCCGGGCTGGTCCTGGGGCTGCTGCTGTACGCCGTCGGCGTCAGGGTGTGGCGCGGGTCCCCGGCGGTTGCGGAGCGGAGCCGGAGCCGTCCGGCCGCCCGCTGA